In one window of Lynx canadensis isolate LIC74 chromosome B3, mLynCan4.pri.v2, whole genome shotgun sequence DNA:
- the LOC115516183 gene encoding uncharacterized protein LOC115516183 isoform X4, which produces MHRGKCKTINTFIHEDVATLAYFCRIPLLPSTNSCCVHNGHKEILRFLYRLTKTHFLLHWGLHTQLDFWTPPPAPANVVVLPGPHSLYQVSSRQGNRLSTCGLKNPGLHSAPGDSPFPPEHRQVSSCGVQTLCAPC; this is translated from the exons ATGCACAGGGGTAAATGCAAGACGATCAACACCTTCATTCATGAGGATGTGGCCACGTTGGCATATTTCTGCAGAATTCCACTTCTGCCCTCTACCAACAGCTGCTGCGTGCACAACGGTCACAAAG AGATTCTGAGGTTTCTTTACAGACTCACCAAAACCCACTTCTTGCTGCATTGGGGACTGCATACTCAGCTAGACTTTTGGACTCCTCCTCCAG caccagcgaatgtggttgttctcccgggtccacacagcctctaccag gtgtcctcccgGCAAGGCAACCGCCTTTCCACTtgtggcctgaagaaccctggactccactctgctcctggggattcacccttcccaccagagcaccgccaggtatcaagctgcggaGTTCAGACTCTGTGCGCCCCCTGTtga
- the LOC115516183 gene encoding uncharacterized protein LOC115516183 isoform X3: MRMWPRWHISAEFHFCPLPTAAACTTVTKTHQNPLLAALGTAYSARLLDSSSSTSECGCSPGSTQPLPGVLPARQPPFHLWPEEPWTPLCSWGFTLPTRAPPGNGQPYGDLGSMLLLVQLDMLLAPSPQTRGYPQIV, encoded by the exons ATGAGGATGTGGCCACGTTGGCATATTTCTGCAGAATTCCACTTCTGCCCTCTACCAACAGCTGCTGCGTGCACAACGGTCACAAAG ACTCACCAAAACCCACTTCTTGCTGCATTGGGGACTGCATACTCAGCTAGACTTTTGGACTCCTCCTCCAG caccagcgaatgtggttgttctcccgggtccacacagcctctaccaggtgtcctcccagcaagGCAACCGCCTTTCCACTtgtggcctgaagaaccctggactccactctgctcctggggattcacccttcccaccagagcaccgccag GAAATGGCCAGCCTTATGGTGACCTGGGCTCCATGTTGCTGCTTGTCCAGCTGGACATGCTCCTGGCTCCCTCTCCTCAGACCAGAGGGTACCCACAAATAGTTTGA
- the LOC115516183 gene encoding uncharacterized protein LOC115516183 isoform X2 translates to MHRGKCKTINTFIHEDVATLAYFCRIPLLPSTNSCCVHNGHKEILRFLYRLTKTHFLLHWGLHTQLDFWTPPPAPANVVVLPGPHSLYQVSSQQGNRLSTCGLKNPGLHSAPGDSPFPPEHRQEMASLMVTWAPCCCLSSWTCSWLPLLRPEGTHK, encoded by the exons ATGCACAGGGGTAAATGCAAGACGATCAACACCTTCATTCATGAGGATGTGGCCACGTTGGCATATTTCTGCAGAATTCCACTTCTGCCCTCTACCAACAGCTGCTGCGTGCACAACGGTCACAAAG AGATTCTGAGGTTTCTTTACAGACTCACCAAAACCCACTTCTTGCTGCATTGGGGACTGCATACTCAGCTAGACTTTTGGACTCCTCCTCCAG caccagcgaatgtggttgttctcccgggtccacacagcctctaccaggtgtcctcccagcaagGCAACCGCCTTTCCACTtgtggcctgaagaaccctggactccactctgctcctggggattcacccttcccaccagagcaccgccag GAAATGGCCAGCCTTATGGTGACCTGGGCTCCATGTTGCTGCTTGTCCAGCTGGACATGCTCCTGGCTCCCTCTCCTCAGACCAGAGGGTACCCACAAATAG